The DNA region CAGCACAAACCCGACCTGGCATAAGGGGCCATCCTACTACGGCGCCATACCCGTGAGCAAGAATCGTGCTGTCCCTAGCATCATTGGTATGGGAGAGGCTCAACACACGGCGGTGCGCAAGTCAGTCGGCCGAGCCTTTACCACGAACTCTCTCCTCGACTATGAAGACTCAATCGAGGCGACGGGACAAgatctcatcaaggtcctATCTAGACTGCAAGAAACCGATATTGGCGAGTGGCTGCAATTCTTCGCCATGGACATGCTGATCCGGATTGCTTTCAGCGATTCTCTTGGGTTGCTGGCCAACGGCAACGACATTGACGGCACGCTCGCTGCTGTCATGGCTCGCTTCGATCACTGGGGTCACTGGGGTGCCGTCCCAAGTGCTGACTACCTCTTCAACAAAAGCCGACTGGCCACCACGCTCAAGGGAGTAGGCGACAGCCCGCTGGCCAAGGTCGCAAACCGCATGCTTGAGGCTCGCAAGAGAGATGCCAGCAAGCTCTCATACAAGGACCTCTGTGCCAAGTTTCTCGAGGGCCAGGCCAAGTACCCCCAGCTGGTCCAGCACGACGAGATTCTGGGCATCATCATGTCTACCATTGGAGCCGGGGCTGACACCACGGCCGGCACGCTGACATACACTCTGTACTTTCTCTCCAAGCATCCTGACGTGCGAGAGAAGCTTGTGCAAGAGATCGATGAGAACCTCAGCGCCGGCATGCTGTCTCGAATGCCGAAGTGGGCAGAGGTCAACAGGATGCCATACCTTGATGCGGTGCTCAAAGAGTCTATGAGGCTTCTCCCCATCGCGTCCTGGGGACTTGACCGAGTGGTGCCGCCAGCTGGTGCCACAATTGCCGGCGAGTTCATTCCCGGAGGAACCATCGTAGGATGCCAGATCGATGCTGTGCACCAGGACCAGCATGTCTATGGCAAGGATTCGGCTACTTTCAGGCCTGAGAGGTGGCTGGAGGCGAGTGAGGATCAACGACGGCAAATGGATCGTGCCTTCCTTGCATTCAGCGCCGGCAAGAGAACATGCACTGGTGTTCATATTGCGTGGCTGGAAATGAAGAAAACACTGCCACTGTTGCTGATGCATTTTGAAGTGAGTACCCTGCCAGATGCAAGACTTGAACTTGTCAAAGCTAACATGACTATGAAGatggatctcgtcgatcCCTCTCAAGATGTAAGAGACGGCATTCGGGTCAGCGCAGTCAAGTATCCACCTCCGGTTATGATGAAGATTACGCCTAGGGTTGGTCAAAATGGGGTGTAAGTGCGAGGGTGTTTGAATGGATACGAAAGTAGTTGTAGTATCAACGATGTGTGCATTAAAGATTTTACCAATAAGAGGTCTACAAAAATGTGTCGATGGTAGAATGACATCTCCCTTTCAATGTGGAATATTGCCATGAAAGCAAAATAATCTCACGCTTAACAAAGCCATAGATGTAGTCGTCTATTCAGGCCCGGTATTACTTACACGGAATCACGGATTCCTCCATTGCAGTATCTCAAGAGCAAAAGATTTACAAGGCTCGGCAAGTGTTACGGAACTTACGGCAATGTGCTCCTGGGAAATGATAGTCGCCACACAGGGTACTATCACCCAACCAACTTACATCGATTGAGATTTCGGGACCCACAACCCGATCAGCTTGTCACGCCTACCTACGTTTGGTTCTCGTTCCGGCCTAGGCAATCGTATCTCTTGGCACGTCTTGTTCGCGGGCCGCAGAGCCCGAGAAGTCCAGCCGAGGAGTTCAGACTCCGGGATGGGTATTCTGCCGAGGCGGGCCCGATTTCCGATTCACGAGAGACCTCATATCGCAAGAAAACTTTGAAAGCACGCTGCTTTCACCACTCAACAATACCGCTTACTTCAGCCTTGCCGTGTCCCATCCCAGACTCTTCACACCAGCTTCCCACAATGTCTCTTCTCGACAGCATGCAGGTCCGCGCTGAGGGCACTTCAGCCAACGGGCTTTACTCCCAAGCTCTGGTGGTTGGAAACATGGTCTTCCTGTCTGGTGTCACGGGCGTTGATCCGGCGACGGGGAACCTAGTTGAAGGAACAGTAGCCGACCGCACCGTGAGTTACCCCATCAATTGCGGGCTATTCACACTAAATCCAGACAGACACAGGTTTTTAAAAATATCTCTAGGATCCTAGAAGCTGCTGGAAGCAGTCTTCGCAAAGTGGTAGGTGAACAAACTTGCGAATATTTATCGTCTGATGTCTCACCCACGTCAATTATCAGGTTCGTGTCAACATCTTTCTAACCTCCATGACCGACTACGCCACCATGAATGAGGCATACTTGCAGGTCCTGAGTCAGGATGTTAAACCGGTATGTCATCCATGGCGTACACCATAATGTGCTAACCACAGGGTAGGTTCGAACGTGTGTGGCAGTGAAGGAGTTGCCACGGCTGACGGATATTGAGATCGAAGTGACTGCAATTTTGTAGGAAGCAGCTTCATAGGCTTGTAGTATGTTAGAGATGGTTGACTTAGGATAAAAAGTGCCTCCCTAATCGCTGCTGTACACCTATTAATGCCTGTCCAAGTGCTAAGCGAATGTCTTTTGCACATTCATAGCACGAAATTCGACGTGAGGATATTAGAGTGAAATGAACTCAATGTTTTAAGAGGATctatatctataataaagGCCAATCATTACTATGCCTCTCTTTTTGTCCTTCAAGGTCCTGTTGATGTCAAGACTccttaattttttatttcGCCATCAATCATCACATTTCTTCGCCGGTTAATGCTTACGCTTTCTCTCCTGCTTTTTCACAAAactctttattatttatGTATACTTCTCGCATCAAGTATATGTGCCTAATGACGACTACGATTATAAAGGCAACAAGAAAACCAAAACGGCTTACCACGCAACTTCCTACCCTAGGCCCTGCTGGTCATCTTGAGGCTGTGTTTGACAGGGTTCTGATTGCTCAGAGCCGACAGTCCCGCCCAAGTGGCAGTGCCCTGCAGGAAAATAGCTCACTGTCAGCACACCAAACTCATACAACCTGGTTTCTTATGTGACTAGCTCATTCACTCATAATCACCTTGTTTGCATCCTCTCTCCCTATTGCTTTCAATTTGGACGATGCCCCCAGCTATAGTTGAGCCAAAAGGAGCCGAGACACTATGCCAGCGATGCTTACGACTCACATTCGACAACAgcgccatcgtcgacgcACCACCACCGCAACAGTACGAGGGACGCGACGACCTAGATCTTGATGAATATGGAATCATTCCTCTTGATTTTACCTTGGAGGATGAACTACCTGACCTTCCGCAACTGGATAGATCAGGCGCCAACGGTTGTCACATGTGTCTCTTCCTCAAAAAAGTCATCTTGACTCAACTACAATTGCGTCCGACAGAGCAAAACTACGCCGGCCGCATTACACTCCAGCTGAATGAGTTCCATCCCGACCTGGCGACTGTTCAGTTTGCAAACTCCCGAGACGACTGGCTTCCAAATCGGATGGCCGGAGAGCTTCGTATGGGAACGGAGGTGTACTCTATAGATGTCTTTGCCAAGCACAGGGCGGATGGTGAATTGTTCGACTAGATATTTCCCGAAGCTAGCTAACGAGCTTGCAGGTCACTATACGCCCATGCCAGACCCAAATCCGTTGTCAGATCGGTCCATCCAAAGAATCAAGACCTACCTGAATACTTGTGTGGGAAACCATGACAAGCATCACTCGGAGTGCTCATACCCAGGCACGATTGCTGCGCCGTTGAGGCTATTGAACATTTCAGACGAAAAGATGATACGACTAGAGGAGACCAACAACCAGGACATTCCATACGTCATCTTAAGCTATTGCTGGGGTCCGGCCAAGGTCGTTTTCGATGCCAGGACTGTCTTGGCAAATCTGCCAGAGAGATCAAAGGGCTTTAGGTCTGATGCCCTTCCACAAACACTGCAACACAGCATTTCCCTTGCGCATCGCCTTGGAGCTTCTCACATATGGATAGATGCGCTGTGCATCGTGCAAGACTCTGGGGAGTGGATCTATGAAAGCGTGCGAATGATGCAGTACTACGAAATGGCGCAGTTCACAATCGTCCCGATTGATTCCAGTGGAGCAGAGAAAGGGTTCTTGAGAAATAGACCTCCATGGGCCGAGGACATCATCCAGTGGAAGGGTTCTCTTAACCATCTCCAATTTTACTTTCCTTCATTCAACAACGTCGAGGAGGCGGGACCTGCGACTTCTTCTCCGTGGGCAAGCCGCGGTTGGACCTTTCAGGAGAGGCTCCTTTCTTCAAGGCTGATCTTTATTGGCCGTGATGAGGTTAAGTTTCGCTGTCGCGCTGGGTGGGGAAAACATGCATCTCGAACGCCAATCACGCTGGAGTCACTTGGAAGCTATTTCCTTCCTCTGTCTCCTATGTACGCGGCACATTCGAACGACTGGAACAGCGTGGAAATGATTCGAGACAAGTGGTATCAAATCCTAAGCGAGTATTCACAGCGAAGTCTCACCCAGCAGAGCGATAAGCTTATTGCTTTGTCCGGTATCACGTCCAAAATCAACCAACTGCTTGGAGACCATGATAAGTATCTTGATGGACATTGGGAGTCGGACCTGTGGCACGGCTTGACTTGGAGGAGAGTGCCTGTTAGAGGAAAACCGGCCTGGCCGACGGTCAAATCAGAGGAGTTTCCATCTTGGTCGTGGTGCTGTATGAATCAACCATTGGTCTGGCAGGATGGGACAGCTTCTGTTGATGATATTAGGCTGGTTGGAGTTGTTCGACAGAGAACAGGCACAGATGAAAAGGTGGTGAAGCTGATTGTGGAGGGCTGGATCTTTCCCGTTCGATTGCTGGCTGAGGTGCCAGATAATCTCGAGGTGGATTTCTATCTCGACTCGCTCTCAGAATCATCTGGTGATCTGGTCAAACAAGAGGGTGTGCGTATCGTGCTTCTAAAAGCATATCTAGACGGAGAGGATAAGAAAGAGTGGCTGAAGGCCCCAGCAGCAAAGCCGCATGATGTGTGCGGACTCATCATAGAGCCGACGGGGGAGACTTACGAGGGGCATGCGGTGTATCGGAGACTGGGGATTGTGGATATTCTACCGGGATGGGACTTTACTTTTTCAGATTCCGAGACGACAGCAGGGTCGTTGTTCTACCAAGAGATGTACACCAAGAAGGAAATTGCGGTTTTGGTATAGATAGGTAGATCGTTCAACATGTGCCATGCATTGGGTCGCGATTCAGGCCCCGGAAGAGTGGACGTAACTTCAACAATACTAGGAGGTAAGTCACTTGGCCAAAGGTGTCGCCAGTGATGGCTTCCACATGGCCATTCAGTCTTTTTCTCGGCCCGCTACGGGCCGGAGAGCTTCACACGACCCGGCGTGGTAGCGTCGC from Fusarium keratoplasticum isolate Fu6.1 chromosome 12, whole genome shotgun sequence includes:
- a CDS encoding HET domain-containing protein gives rise to the protein MPPAIVEPKGAETLCQRCLRLTFDNSAIVDAPPPQQYEGRDDLDLDEYGIIPLDFTLEDELPDLPQLDRSGANGCHMCLFLKKVILTQLQLRPTEQNYAGRITLQLNEFHPDLATVQFANSRDDWLPNRMAGELRMGTEVYSIDVFAKHRADGHYTPMPDPNPLSDRSIQRIKTYLNTCVGNHDKHHSECSYPGTIAAPLRLLNISDEKMIRLEETNNQDIPYVILSYCWGPAKVVFDARTVLANLPERSKGFRSDALPQTLQHSISLAHRLGASHIWIDALCIVQDSGEWIYESVRMMQYYEMAQFTIVPIDSSGAEKGFLRNRPPWAEDIIQWKGSLNHLQFYFPSFNNVEEAGPATSSPWASRGWTFQERLLSSRLIFIGRDEVKFRCRAGWGKHASRTPITLESLGSYFLPLSPMYAAHSNDWNSVEMIRDKWYQILSEYSQRSLTQQSDKLIALSGITSKINQLLGDHDKYLDGHWESDLWHGLTWRRVPVRGKPAWPTVKSEEFPSWSWCCMNQPLVWQDGTASVDDIRLVGVVRQRTGTDEKVVKLIVEGWIFPVRLLAEVPDNLEVDFYLDSLSESSGDLVKQEGVRIVLLKAYLDGEDKKEWLKAPAAKPHDVCGLIIEPTGETYEGHAVYRRLGIVDILPGWDFTFSDSETTAGSLFYQEMYTKKEIAVLV